A region from the Aphis gossypii isolate Hap1 chromosome 1, ASM2018417v2, whole genome shotgun sequence genome encodes:
- the LOC114119299 gene encoding E3 ubiquitin ligase Rnf157-like isoform X2, with the protein MGGEKFDTPQPEAYLFGENMDLNFFSKCPTTFPYPPPEVGEPTKPLKSLVNIRKESLRFVRTEEGKTIFNIEFTFDCDSPCSITIYYFCTEDFTPSGVSFNCRDPSMTSEVYHYKRGSNQQFIQPLHMFDPSIYSTEDLTYAFNKEVIPIAIHCVAHDTSEETRQSHTTIAVVEQYSDGSYILKALKQKLFVDGLCYLLQEIYGIENKTPDLKDSADEDLEDGSSECVICMSDMRDTLILPCRHLCLCQSCADSLRYQANNCPICRVPFRALLQIKALQKTLDNNHRIDLRTPYGYETVPLIEALNGPNFRRYSNATKVPSDPLLESSPDSQCAGLTMSKMSLDRLSRKKSCSLDSHGESLSLSDNSLSSNAAASNSDKSSKGSNKDEIKPKIPIKCKDKVRVINEKANPEEETQDEDSEAEKMSPLLDSEKSIEKKVEHPPQPAMVEKKEINVILNHGAEDAECYGECAARMLVTHQNEKPQLSISQERVSLPGTPMSTVSQRSSGESYTSVGSSRLLLAAYEKTTPV; encoded by the exons ATGGGAGGTGAAAAATTTGATACACCACAACCAGAAGCATATTTATTTGGAGAAAAtatggatttaaatttttttagtaaatgccCTACTAca tttCCATATCCACCCCCTGAGGTAGGGGAACCTACTAAACCGTTAAAAAGTTTGGTAAATATTAGAAAAGAATCATTGCGTTTTGTACGTACTGAAGAAGGTAaaactatattcaatataGAATTTACTTTTGATTGCGATTCACCATgttcaataacaatttattatttctgcaCTGAAGATTTTACACCAAGTGGGGTTTC ttttaattgtCGTGATCCGTCTATGACATCTGaagtttatcattataaacgaGGTTCAAATCAACAATTTATTCAACCATTACATATGTTTGATCCTAGTATATACAGTACTGAGGACTTAACCTATGCATTTAACAAAGAAGTTATTCCAATTGCTATACATTGTGTAGCTCATGATACTTCTGAAG aaacaCGACAGTCACATACCACAATTGCAGTTGTTGAACAATATTCTGATGGATCCTACATTTTAAAagctttaaaacaaaaattatttgttgatgGATTATGTTATTTACTGCAAGAAATATatggtattgaaaataaaacaccaGACCTAAAA gattCTGCAGATGAAGATTTAGAAGATGGTAGTTCAGAATGCGTAATTTGTATGAGTGATATGCGTGACACATTAATATTACCATGTCGTCACTTGTGTTTGTGTCAATCATGTGCAGACTCTTTACGATATCAAGCTAATAATTGTCCAATATGCCGAGTTCCATTCCGTGctcttttacaaattaaagcCTTACAAAAAACATTGGACAATAATCataga attgATTTACGCACACCATATGGCTACGAAACTGTTCCTTTAATTGAAGCTCTGAATGGTCCAAATTTTCGACGATATAGCAATGCCACTAAGGTTCCAAGTGATCCTTTACTAGAATCTTCACCTGATAGCCAATGTGCTGGACTCACTATGTCTAA gATGAGTTTAGACAGACTttccagaaaaaaatcttGCAGTCTAGATTCACATGGTGAATCATTAAGTCTTAGTGATAACTCTTTAAGTTCTAAC GCAGCTGCATCTAACAGTGATAAATCATCTAAAGGTTCAAACAAAGATGaaataaaacctaaaattCCAATTAAGTGTAAAGACAAAGTTAgagtaattaatgaaaaagcAAATCCTGAAGAAGAG ACTCAAGATGAAGACAGTGAAGCAGAAAAAATGTCTCCATTATTAGACTCAGAGAAAAGTATTGAGAAGAAAGTTGAACATCCCCCCCAACCAGCTATGGTTGAAA aaaaagaaattaatgttatactaAATCATGGAGCAGAAGATGCTGAGTGTTATGGTGAATGTGCTGCAAGAATGCTTGTTACACATCAAAATGAAAAGCCTCAACTATCAATAtctcaa GAAAGAGTGTCACTGCCTGGTACTCCAATGAGTACAGTAAGCCAACGTTCAAGTGGTGAGAGTTATACTTCGGTTGGTTCTTCTCGTTTGTTGTTAGCTGCTTATGAAAAAACTACAccagtataa
- the LOC114119299 gene encoding E3 ubiquitin-protein ligase MGRN1-like isoform X1 yields MGAFTSRQNTRVEEVDNNSNNAYKYPPKSGNYFSTHFIMGGEKFDTPQPEAYLFGENMDLNFFSKCPTTFPYPPPEVGEPTKPLKSLVNIRKESLRFVRTEEGKTIFNIEFTFDCDSPCSITIYYFCTEDFTPSGVSFNCRDPSMTSEVYHYKRGSNQQFIQPLHMFDPSIYSTEDLTYAFNKEVIPIAIHCVAHDTSEETRQSHTTIAVVEQYSDGSYILKALKQKLFVDGLCYLLQEIYGIENKTPDLKDSADEDLEDGSSECVICMSDMRDTLILPCRHLCLCQSCADSLRYQANNCPICRVPFRALLQIKALQKTLDNNHRIDLRTPYGYETVPLIEALNGPNFRRYSNATKVPSDPLLESSPDSQCAGLTMSKMSLDRLSRKKSCSLDSHGESLSLSDNSLSSNAAASNSDKSSKGSNKDEIKPKIPIKCKDKVRVINEKANPEEETQDEDSEAEKMSPLLDSEKSIEKKVEHPPQPAMVEKKEINVILNHGAEDAECYGECAARMLVTHQNEKPQLSISQERVSLPGTPMSTVSQRSSGESYTSVGSSRLLLAAYEKTTPV; encoded by the exons ATGGGTGCATTTACTAGTCGACAAAATACTAGAGTAGAAGAAGTGGACAACAACTCAAATAATGCTTATAAATACCCACCCAAATCTG gaAATTATTTCAGCACTCACTTTATTATGGGAGGTGAAAAATTTGATACACCACAACCAGAAGCATATTTATTTGGAGAAAAtatggatttaaatttttttagtaaatgccCTACTAca tttCCATATCCACCCCCTGAGGTAGGGGAACCTACTAAACCGTTAAAAAGTTTGGTAAATATTAGAAAAGAATCATTGCGTTTTGTACGTACTGAAGAAGGTAaaactatattcaatataGAATTTACTTTTGATTGCGATTCACCATgttcaataacaatttattatttctgcaCTGAAGATTTTACACCAAGTGGGGTTTC ttttaattgtCGTGATCCGTCTATGACATCTGaagtttatcattataaacgaGGTTCAAATCAACAATTTATTCAACCATTACATATGTTTGATCCTAGTATATACAGTACTGAGGACTTAACCTATGCATTTAACAAAGAAGTTATTCCAATTGCTATACATTGTGTAGCTCATGATACTTCTGAAG aaacaCGACAGTCACATACCACAATTGCAGTTGTTGAACAATATTCTGATGGATCCTACATTTTAAAagctttaaaacaaaaattatttgttgatgGATTATGTTATTTACTGCAAGAAATATatggtattgaaaataaaacaccaGACCTAAAA gattCTGCAGATGAAGATTTAGAAGATGGTAGTTCAGAATGCGTAATTTGTATGAGTGATATGCGTGACACATTAATATTACCATGTCGTCACTTGTGTTTGTGTCAATCATGTGCAGACTCTTTACGATATCAAGCTAATAATTGTCCAATATGCCGAGTTCCATTCCGTGctcttttacaaattaaagcCTTACAAAAAACATTGGACAATAATCataga attgATTTACGCACACCATATGGCTACGAAACTGTTCCTTTAATTGAAGCTCTGAATGGTCCAAATTTTCGACGATATAGCAATGCCACTAAGGTTCCAAGTGATCCTTTACTAGAATCTTCACCTGATAGCCAATGTGCTGGACTCACTATGTCTAA gATGAGTTTAGACAGACTttccagaaaaaaatcttGCAGTCTAGATTCACATGGTGAATCATTAAGTCTTAGTGATAACTCTTTAAGTTCTAAC GCAGCTGCATCTAACAGTGATAAATCATCTAAAGGTTCAAACAAAGATGaaataaaacctaaaattCCAATTAAGTGTAAAGACAAAGTTAgagtaattaatgaaaaagcAAATCCTGAAGAAGAG ACTCAAGATGAAGACAGTGAAGCAGAAAAAATGTCTCCATTATTAGACTCAGAGAAAAGTATTGAGAAGAAAGTTGAACATCCCCCCCAACCAGCTATGGTTGAAA aaaaagaaattaatgttatactaAATCATGGAGCAGAAGATGCTGAGTGTTATGGTGAATGTGCTGCAAGAATGCTTGTTACACATCAAAATGAAAAGCCTCAACTATCAATAtctcaa GAAAGAGTGTCACTGCCTGGTACTCCAATGAGTACAGTAAGCCAACGTTCAAGTGGTGAGAGTTATACTTCGGTTGGTTCTTCTCGTTTGTTGTTAGCTGCTTATGAAAAAACTACAccagtataa